The sequence TCTTCACCAGTCCGAATGGTGTGGAAAAATTCTTCGACATTTTCTACAAGCTGTATGCAGACGCACGCAGCATCGGGGGCGTGAGGATTGCCGCCATCGGACCTGGCACCGCGGAGAAGATCAAGCAGTACCATCTGGCCGTGGATCTGCTGCCGGAGAAGTTCGTGGCGGAAGGACTGGTGAAAGCCTTCAAGGATCAAGAGGTCGAGAACCAGACCATCCTCTGGGTGAAGGCTGAACAGACTCGCGAAATCCTTGGCAATGAACTCACGGGCATGGGCGCCATTGTGGATGAAGCCATCGCTTATCGCACCGTTCCGGAGAATGCGAATCATGAGGCCATCGTGCGCTTCAAGGAAGAAGGTGCGGATGTCATCACCTTCACCAGCAGTTCCACCGTGGAGCATTTCCTGGAACTGGGACTGACACTGCCAGACGGCATCAAGATTGCCAGCATCGGCCCCATCACTTCGGAGACGCTCACCAAGCGCGGCCTGAAGATCGATATTGAAGCCGCGGAACATTCGATTCCCGGCCTCGTGCGCGCAATCCAGGATCATTATGCACAATAGGCGCAGCCTGGAAGCCATAAAGTGCATGTGAAAGCGCTTCAAAGCGTGCCCGAAAGGGGCACGCTGGCGCGATTCTGAAAAAAGTGAGTCCAGATGTCCTGGGCGCTCAGGCTGGTTCGTCATGCCTATGAACGACCGACTGAAACAAACCCTCACCTTTCAGAATCGCAGCCATGAATGCCCAGAACTACACGCTTCCAAAAATTGTCTCGCGTGATGAGTGGCTCGCCGCTCGCAAAGAACTGCTCGCCACGGAGAAGGCGCTGACGAAACAGCGTGACCAGGTGAACAAGGCCCGTCGCACCCTGCCGATGGTGCGAATCGACAAGGACTACACCTTTGAAGGTCCCAAAGGCAAGGTGAAGCTGGCCGACCTGTTCGAGGGCCGCCACCAGCTCATCGTGTATCACTTCATGTTTGAGCCCGGCCACCCACCTCCCGGAAAAACGGAGCCCTACACCGAAGGGTGCTCAGGCTGTTCCTTCATGGCGGACAACATCGGCCATCTCTCCCACTTCCACGCGCGTGACACCACGATCACCCTCATCTCACGTGCGGCGTACTCGAAGATCGCTCCCTTCAAGAAGCGCATGGAGTGGACTCTTCCGTGGTACTCCTCCTTCGGCAGTGACTTCAACTATGACTTCCACGTCACCATCGACCCCAAGGTGGCCCCGGTGGAATACAACTACCAGGACGAAGCCACGCTGAAGCGCAAGGAGGAGGTCTACCATCTGGAAGGTGAACAGCCCGGCGTGAGCGTGTTCCTCCGCGATGACGAAGGGCGCATCTTCCACACCTACTCCACCTTCGGCCGCGGCATGGATCCGCTGGTGGGCATCTATCAATTCCTCGACCTCACTCCGTATGGCCGCGGCGAAGGGTGGGACGGCATGCCGGATCTCGATGGCATCGGTTACTTCTGGACGA is a genomic window of Roseimicrobium gellanilyticum containing:
- a CDS encoding DUF899 domain-containing protein: MNAQNYTLPKIVSRDEWLAARKELLATEKALTKQRDQVNKARRTLPMVRIDKDYTFEGPKGKVKLADLFEGRHQLIVYHFMFEPGHPPPGKTEPYTEGCSGCSFMADNIGHLSHFHARDTTITLISRAAYSKIAPFKKRMEWTLPWYSSFGSDFNYDFHVTIDPKVAPVEYNYQDEATLKRKEEVYHLEGEQPGVSVFLRDDEGRIFHTYSTFGRGMDPLVGIYQFLDLTPYGRGEGWDGMPDLDGIGYFWTKHHDKYGEEEETKESCCASQATKS